In Streptomyces chartreusis, the following proteins share a genomic window:
- a CDS encoding phosphomannomutase/phosphoglucomutase — protein MAADLSQLVKAYDVRGVVPDQWDESLAELFGAAFVRVTDASAIVIGHDMRPSSPGLSRAFARGAAAQGVDVTEIGLCSTDQLYYASGALNLPGAMFTASHNPAQYNGIKMCRAGAAPVGQDTGLAEIRELAENWLESGAPAPAERTGTITRRDTLEDYAAHLRSLVDLTLIRPLKVVVDAGNGMGGHTVPTVFGGLPLDVVPMYFELDGTFPNHEANPLDPANIVDLQKRVREEGADLGIAFDGDADRCFVVDGRGEPVSPSAITALVASRELAKHGGKGTVIHNLITSWSVPEVVRENGGTPVRTRVGHSFIKAEMAKSGAIFGGEHSAHYYFKDFWNADTGMLAALHVLAALGGQEGPLSGLVAQYDRYAGSGEINSTVADQTDRLAAIKAAYEGRDDIHLDNLDGLTVTAPDWWFNVRPSNTEPLLRLNAEARDEETMRKVRDEALAIIRA, from the coding sequence GTGGCTGCTGATCTGTCACAGCTGGTGAAGGCGTACGACGTGCGCGGGGTCGTACCCGATCAGTGGGACGAGTCGCTGGCCGAGCTCTTCGGCGCCGCCTTCGTCCGGGTGACGGACGCGAGCGCGATCGTCATCGGCCACGACATGCGCCCCTCCTCGCCCGGCCTGTCCCGCGCCTTCGCACGCGGTGCCGCGGCCCAGGGCGTCGACGTCACCGAGATCGGCCTGTGCTCCACGGACCAGCTCTACTACGCCTCGGGCGCGCTGAACCTGCCGGGCGCCATGTTCACGGCCTCGCACAACCCGGCCCAGTACAACGGCATCAAGATGTGCCGCGCCGGCGCCGCCCCGGTCGGCCAGGACACCGGCCTCGCCGAGATCCGCGAACTGGCCGAGAACTGGCTGGAGTCGGGCGCCCCGGCCCCGGCCGAGCGCACGGGCACGATCACGCGGCGTGACACGTTGGAGGACTACGCGGCCCACCTCCGCTCCCTCGTCGACCTGACCTTGATCCGCCCCCTGAAGGTCGTCGTCGACGCGGGCAACGGCATGGGCGGCCACACCGTGCCGACCGTCTTCGGCGGCCTCCCGCTGGACGTCGTCCCGATGTACTTCGAGCTGGACGGCACCTTCCCGAACCACGAGGCGAACCCGCTGGACCCGGCGAACATCGTCGACCTCCAGAAGCGGGTCCGCGAGGAGGGCGCCGACCTCGGCATCGCCTTCGACGGCGACGCCGACCGCTGCTTCGTCGTCGACGGGCGCGGCGAGCCCGTCTCCCCGTCCGCCATCACCGCCCTGGTGGCCTCGCGCGAGCTCGCCAAGCACGGCGGCAAGGGCACGGTCATCCACAACCTGATCACGTCCTGGTCGGTCCCGGAGGTCGTCCGGGAGAACGGCGGCACCCCGGTCCGCACCCGTGTCGGCCACTCCTTCATCAAGGCCGAGATGGCGAAGTCCGGCGCGATCTTCGGCGGCGAGCACTCCGCCCACTACTACTTCAAGGACTTCTGGAACGCCGACACCGGCATGCTGGCCGCCCTCCACGTCCTCGCCGCCCTCGGCGGCCAGGAGGGCCCCCTGTCCGGCCTGGTCGCCCAGTACGACCGCTACGCCGGCTCCGGCGAGATCAACTCCACCGTCGCCGACCAGACGGACCGCCTCGCCGCGATCAAGGCCGCGTACGAGGGCCGCGACGACATCCACCTGGACAACCTCGACGGCCTCACGGTCACCGCCCCCGACTGGTGGTTCAACGTCCGCCCGTCCAACACGGAGCCCCTGCTCCGCCTGAACGCGGAGGCCAGGGACGAGGAGACGATGAGAAAGGTACGGGACGAGGCGTTGGCGATCATCAGGGCTTGA